A region from the Vicia villosa cultivar HV-30 ecotype Madison, WI linkage group LG3, Vvil1.0, whole genome shotgun sequence genome encodes:
- the LOC131593159 gene encoding uncharacterized protein LOC131593159 isoform X2: MIEPYNKLVKLAARAFYDDLTNKGDNQPKAGRSDNRGIAVVVLDALTRRQWVREEDLAKDLKLHAKQLRRTLRFFEEEKIITRDHRKETAKGAKIYSAAVAATADAATGKEGEEKIYDVVRYRLHRMKHKLKDELENKNTVQEYICTNCGKRYNALDALRLISFEDEDFHCERCNGKLEVESDKLAAQEGGDGDENARRRRREKLKDMLQKMEVQLKPLIDQLSRVKDLPVPEFGSLQAWEARASAAGRAANGENGGDSKMSHLGYNGAPLPYSGDTKVIVDFNGSEVKGEGVKSETDSTSLKVLPPWMITSGMNLTKEQRGEVKQEAKVDRTSTSTAAQYTDEKKSTVVHDDKNIQDEYIKAYYAALLEKQHELEEAAKNPQDGNTTDDPSSSTSNRQVGMKSKHEEDDDGTEWEEAPVRGDGGYKVDLNVEAEEDEDDVDWEEG, translated from the exons ATGATTGAACCCTACAACAA GCTTGTTAAACTAGCTGCAAGAGCTTTCTATGACGATCTTACCAACAAAGGAGATAATCAACCCAAAGCGGGAAGGAGTGATAACAGAGGAATTGCCGTTGTTGTTCTTGATGCACTCACGAG ACGACAATGGGTTAGAGAAGAAGACTTGGCGAAGGACCTCAAATTGCACGCGAAGCAACTTCGTCGAACTCTGAGGTTCTTTGAAGAAGAAAAGATTATCACTCGAGATCATAGGAAAGAG ACAGCAAAAGGTGCAAAAATATATAGCGCTGCTGTAGCTGCTACAGCTGATGCCGCAACTGGAAAAGAGGGAGAAGAAAAG ATATATGATGTGGTTAGATACAGACTGCACCGCATGAAGCATAAGctgaaagatgaattggagaacAAAAACACTGTTCAGGAATATATATGCACAAACTGTGGAAAAAG ATACAATGCTTTGGATGCACTGCGGTTAATATCTTTTGAAGATGAGGACTTTCATTGTGAACGTTGTAATGGAAAACTAGAGGTTGAAAGTGATAAATTAGCTGCTCAAGAAGGGGGAGATGGAGATGAAAATGCAAGACGACGACGGCGTGAAAAGTTAAAGGACATGCTTCAAAAGATGGAG GTACAACTTAAGCCTTTAATAGACCAACTCAGTCGGGTAAAAGACTTGCCTGTTCCAGAATTTGGCAGTCTTCAAGCATGGGAAGCTCGAGCTAGTGCAGCTGGGCGTGCAGCTAATGGAGAAAATGGTGGTGATTCTAAAATGTCTCATCTGGGATATAATGGAGCACCATTGCCATACAGTGGAGATACCAAG GTTATAGTTGACTTCAATGGTTCTGAAGTCAAAGGAGAGGGTGTTAAATCTGAAACCGACAGTACATCTTTAAAGGTTTTGCCTCCATGGATGATTACATCAGGTATGAATCTTACGAAGGAACAACGTGGAGAAGTGAAGCAGGAAGCAAAAGTGGATAGGACTTCAACTTCCACAGCAGCACAATATACAGATGAGAAAAAGTCAACAGTAGTGCATGATGATAAAAATATACAG gaTGAGTATATTAAGGCTTATTACGCTGCTTTACTTGAGAAGCAACACGAATTGGAAGAAGCTGCCAAAAATCCCCAAGATGGGAACACCACAGATGATCCTTCTAGCAGTACTTCCAATCGCCAAGTTGGCAtgaaatcaaaacacgaggaagatgatgatggtACCGAATGGGAAGAAGCTCCTGTTAGAG GAGATGGAGGTTACAAGGTGGATTTGAATGTTGAAGCAGAAGAAGACGAGGATGATGTCGACTGGGAGGAAGGTTga
- the LOC131659598 gene encoding uncharacterized protein LOC131659598, with amino-acid sequence MEHLIACGQDKMCIDLTRYGFSKTFFPLRIAPPTNPNDRIMCIGWLSKSSHFVQVYLKSGCLIPHMSQEWAIHHTEDEETWPDLFVDRMHEFKRLNINEKESNTKKSKLEPPIDLADDYYFDVFCSFKV; translated from the coding sequence ATGGAACATCTTATTGCATGTGGGCAGGATAAGATGTGCATTGACTTGACGCGTTATGGTTTTTCTAAAACCTTTTTCCCCCTCCGTATCGCACCACCTACAAATCCAAATGATCGCATCATGTGTATTGGATGGCTTTCAAAATCGAGTCATTTtgtgcaagtttacttgaaaTCGGGATGCCTCATACCACATATGTCACAAGAATGGGCGATTCATCATACCGAAGATGAGGAGACATGGCCGGATCtttttgttgataggatgcacGAATTCAAAAGATTGAACATAAACGAAAAGGAATCAAATACgaaaaagtcaaaattagaaccaccaatagatttagctGACGACTATTATTTTGATGTGTTTTgtagtttcaaagtgtaa
- the LOC131593159 gene encoding uncharacterized protein LOC131593159 isoform X1: MIEPYNKLVKLAARAFYDDLTNKGDNQPKAGRSDNRGIAVVVLDALTRRQWVREEDLAKDLKLHAKQLRRTLRFFEEEKIITRDHRKETAKGAKIYSAAVAATADAATGKEGEEKVKLQTHSYCCLDYAQIYDVVRYRLHRMKHKLKDELENKNTVQEYICTNCGKRYNALDALRLISFEDEDFHCERCNGKLEVESDKLAAQEGGDGDENARRRRREKLKDMLQKMEVQLKPLIDQLSRVKDLPVPEFGSLQAWEARASAAGRAANGENGGDSKMSHLGYNGAPLPYSGDTKVIVDFNGSEVKGEGVKSETDSTSLKVLPPWMITSGMNLTKEQRGEVKQEAKVDRTSTSTAAQYTDEKKSTVVHDDKNIQDEYIKAYYAALLEKQHELEEAAKNPQDGNTTDDPSSSTSNRQVGMKSKHEEDDDGTEWEEAPVRGDGGYKVDLNVEAEEDEDDVDWEEG, translated from the exons ATGATTGAACCCTACAACAA GCTTGTTAAACTAGCTGCAAGAGCTTTCTATGACGATCTTACCAACAAAGGAGATAATCAACCCAAAGCGGGAAGGAGTGATAACAGAGGAATTGCCGTTGTTGTTCTTGATGCACTCACGAG ACGACAATGGGTTAGAGAAGAAGACTTGGCGAAGGACCTCAAATTGCACGCGAAGCAACTTCGTCGAACTCTGAGGTTCTTTGAAGAAGAAAAGATTATCACTCGAGATCATAGGAAAGAG ACAGCAAAAGGTGCAAAAATATATAGCGCTGCTGTAGCTGCTACAGCTGATGCCGCAACTGGAAAAGAGGGAGAAGAAAAGGTCAAGCTCCAGACACACTCTTACTGTTGTCTAGATTATGCACAG ATATATGATGTGGTTAGATACAGACTGCACCGCATGAAGCATAAGctgaaagatgaattggagaacAAAAACACTGTTCAGGAATATATATGCACAAACTGTGGAAAAAG ATACAATGCTTTGGATGCACTGCGGTTAATATCTTTTGAAGATGAGGACTTTCATTGTGAACGTTGTAATGGAAAACTAGAGGTTGAAAGTGATAAATTAGCTGCTCAAGAAGGGGGAGATGGAGATGAAAATGCAAGACGACGACGGCGTGAAAAGTTAAAGGACATGCTTCAAAAGATGGAG GTACAACTTAAGCCTTTAATAGACCAACTCAGTCGGGTAAAAGACTTGCCTGTTCCAGAATTTGGCAGTCTTCAAGCATGGGAAGCTCGAGCTAGTGCAGCTGGGCGTGCAGCTAATGGAGAAAATGGTGGTGATTCTAAAATGTCTCATCTGGGATATAATGGAGCACCATTGCCATACAGTGGAGATACCAAG GTTATAGTTGACTTCAATGGTTCTGAAGTCAAAGGAGAGGGTGTTAAATCTGAAACCGACAGTACATCTTTAAAGGTTTTGCCTCCATGGATGATTACATCAGGTATGAATCTTACGAAGGAACAACGTGGAGAAGTGAAGCAGGAAGCAAAAGTGGATAGGACTTCAACTTCCACAGCAGCACAATATACAGATGAGAAAAAGTCAACAGTAGTGCATGATGATAAAAATATACAG gaTGAGTATATTAAGGCTTATTACGCTGCTTTACTTGAGAAGCAACACGAATTGGAAGAAGCTGCCAAAAATCCCCAAGATGGGAACACCACAGATGATCCTTCTAGCAGTACTTCCAATCGCCAAGTTGGCAtgaaatcaaaacacgaggaagatgatgatggtACCGAATGGGAAGAAGCTCCTGTTAGAG GAGATGGAGGTTACAAGGTGGATTTGAATGTTGAAGCAGAAGAAGACGAGGATGATGTCGACTGGGAGGAAGGTTga